One genomic region from Metallosphaera tengchongensis encodes:
- a CDS encoding helix-turn-helix domain-containing protein, translated as MGTLKLMTVSVQHEDCWTSEVREVEASTLNYQVYPERNYLRSRIIFQNGGKSVLNKFKKSAGVIGVNKVVQQDGLFLVDFLNQYKGSMAGLLYDMEVMIIYNRIFGGIESWSFALTKDRISEVLREISSHGKVVDYVVDDFRMSLGPRLSPSEKKVLKAAYANGYLEYPRRADADEVSSLLGLSKVTFLHHLRNAYRKLTSYYLSTVKD; from the coding sequence ATGGGAACCTTAAAGCTGATGACAGTTTCAGTCCAACATGAGGACTGCTGGACTAGTGAAGTTAGGGAGGTTGAAGCCAGCACCCTGAACTATCAGGTTTACCCGGAGAGGAATTATCTTAGGTCTAGGATAATCTTTCAAAATGGAGGGAAGAGTGTCCTCAACAAGTTTAAGAAATCAGCAGGAGTAATAGGTGTAAACAAGGTCGTTCAACAGGACGGTCTGTTTCTCGTTGACTTCCTCAACCAGTATAAGGGGTCTATGGCAGGTTTACTGTACGACATGGAGGTGATGATTATTTACAATAGGATCTTTGGAGGGATCGAGAGCTGGAGCTTTGCCCTAACGAAGGACAGGATATCTGAGGTGCTGAGGGAAATTTCCTCCCACGGAAAGGTAGTGGACTACGTGGTTGACGACTTCAGGATGAGCCTTGGGCCAAGGCTTTCCCCCTCGGAGAAGAAAGTCTTGAAGGCTGCTTACGCCAACGGTTACCTCGAGTATCCCAGGAGGGCGGACGCAGATGAGGTCTCCTCGCTTTTAGGGCTCAGCAAGGTGACCTTCCTCCATCACCTGAGAAACGCTTATAGAAAGCTCACAAGTTACTATTTATCAACTGTTAAGGATTGA